The following coding sequences lie in one Nitratireductor mangrovi genomic window:
- a CDS encoding ABC transporter permease, protein MQLEYVGAFRIILGVIAQFWPVWLAIAVILGLSFAYKKRLGLYGQLFDNGVGIAGVSICLFWLFTAIFADTVAPFAPLDQLFVMKNAFPGAIEPESGKIFLFGGDRLARDVFSRMVYGSQIVLIIAPAATLFALMVGTTLGLPAGYYGGRVDTILSFLANLVLAFPVILLFYLLVTPGIMDTPIPYAMAGVFFLFPIIFFCTLFYTRFKSRPQLLVVQLVLTVLIGGWVYLGLVFDADPFGIISIEPNELNIFVAVVFASSPGVFRIVRGLVMDIKTRDYVAAAQTRGENPWYIMLWEVLPNARGPLIVDICLRIGYTTILLGTLGYFGLGLAPESPDWGTGIKESSRLLRAFVHPALPPVFALMSFVLGLNLLADALREESLKD, encoded by the coding sequence ATGCAACTTGAATATGTCGGTGCGTTCCGCATCATTCTCGGGGTGATCGCGCAGTTCTGGCCGGTGTGGCTGGCGATCGCGGTCATCCTCGGTCTGAGTTTCGCCTACAAGAAGCGGCTCGGCCTCTACGGCCAGCTGTTCGACAATGGCGTCGGCATCGCCGGCGTGTCGATCTGCCTGTTCTGGCTGTTCACGGCGATCTTCGCCGATACGGTGGCGCCGTTCGCGCCGCTCGACCAGCTCTTCGTCATGAAGAACGCGTTTCCGGGCGCGATCGAGCCGGAAAGCGGCAAGATCTTCCTGTTCGGCGGTGACCGGCTGGCGCGCGACGTCTTCTCGCGCATGGTCTATGGCAGCCAGATCGTGCTGATCATCGCGCCGGCGGCGACGCTGTTCGCGCTGATGGTAGGCACGACGCTGGGACTGCCCGCGGGATATTATGGCGGCCGGGTGGACACGATCCTGTCGTTCCTCGCCAATCTGGTGCTGGCCTTCCCCGTGATCCTGCTGTTCTACCTGCTGGTCACGCCGGGCATCATGGACACCCCGATCCCCTATGCGATGGCGGGTGTGTTCTTCCTGTTCCCGATCATCTTCTTCTGCACGCTGTTCTACACGCGCTTCAAGAGCCGGCCGCAATTGCTGGTCGTGCAGTTGGTGCTGACCGTGCTGATCGGCGGCTGGGTCTATCTCGGGCTCGTCTTCGATGCCGATCCGTTCGGCATCATCTCGATCGAGCCGAACGAGCTCAACATCTTCGTGGCGGTGGTGTTTGCCTCCTCGCCCGGCGTGTTCCGCATCGTGCGGGGGCTGGTGATGGACATCAAGACGCGCGACTATGTGGCCGCGGCCCAGACCCGGGGCGAGAACCCGTGGTACATCATGCTGTGGGAAGTGCTGCCGAACGCGCGCGGGCCGCTGATCGTCGATATCTGCCTGAGGATCGGCTACACCACCATCCTGCTCGGCACGCTCGGCTATTTCGGCCTCGGCCTGGCTCCCGAAAGCCCCGACTGGGGCACCGGCATCAAGGAATCGAGCCGACTTTTGCGCGCCTTCGTGCACCCCGCGCTGCCGCCGGTCTTCGCACTGATGTCTTTCGTGCTCGGCCTGAACCTGCTCGCCGACGCGCTCAGGGAGGAATCCTTGAAGGACTGA